The following are encoded together in the Salvia hispanica cultivar TCC Black 2014 chromosome 6, UniMelb_Shisp_WGS_1.0, whole genome shotgun sequence genome:
- the LOC125191902 gene encoding uncharacterized protein LOC125191902 isoform X4, which produces MSKMRRVAVIGGGVSGLAAAYVLAKEGVEVVVYEKENSLGGHAKTALIHGTPLDLRFMMLDRAMYPEVMELLESVGVDTEASDISYSVSLDDGRRFGWGTGNGLSGLFAQKKNVFNPWFWKMIREIIKFRNDASLYIEEIDNNPDIDRNETLGHFVQSHGYSELFQIAFLIPICASIWSCSSQVINFSAYLTLSFLRNYDILELLGVTKRLTTRWLSQSYVDGIKIELESRGCQVKTSSEICSIYTNDRGWAVTCKDGLEEAYDGCIFATHAPDTLKILGKHVTYDELRILGAFQYASSDAFLHHDEYLMPKVRAAWGSRNFLETTNGTTFITYWMNNLQNISESGVPFLLTLNPPQTPKKTLCKWSTSLPVPSVTAFRALYELNLIQGKRGLWFCGAYQGYGLPEDGIKAGILAANGLIRKHYTIPQNPTRMIPSFLESGARILVTRFFQRFIATGCLILIEEGGEILTFEGTRKKSPLKVILRVRKPQFYWKVATGSDLGFADAYIDGDIYFHDTNEGLLNFLLLTVANTELNYYTSNLNKGRGWWTNFSHTSVMASGKNFFKRVSRKNTLSQARNNISQHYDLSNEFFSLFMDETMMYSCAIYQNPDEDLKNAQLWKIHILIEKARINKNHHILEIGCGWGTFALEVVRKTGCKYTGITLSQNQLQYAQSKAAEAGLQDQIEFLLCDYRKLPNNYKYDRIIGCEMIEHVGHEFMDDFFKCCESYLDKNGCGF; this is translated from the exons ATGTCGAAGATGAGGAGAGTGGCGGTGATAGGCGGCGGCGTAAGTGGGCTGGCAGCCGCATATGTTTTAGCAAAAGAAggggtggaggtggtggtgtATGAGAAGGAGAATAGCTTAGGCGGCCATGCCAAGACTGCTCTCATTCATGGCACCCCTCTTGATCTACGTTTTATGATGCTTGATCGG GCTATGTATCCGGAGGTGATGGAACTACTTGAGAGTGTTGGAGTTGATACTGAGGCCTCTGACATTTCATACTCTGTCAGCTTGGATGATGGCCGAAGATTCGGATGGGGGACTGGAAATGGACTGTCAGGCTTGTTTGCTCAAAAAAAGAATGTCTTCAACCCTTGGTTCTGGAAAATGATAAGGGAGATCATTAAGTTCAGAAACGACGCCTCTCT TTACATTGAAGAGATTGATAACAATCCAGATATTGACCGGAATGAAACACTGGGGCACTTTGTCCAATCACATGGCTACTCTGAGTTATTTCAGATAGCTTTTCTT ATTCCAATTTGTGCTTCTATTTGGTCATGCTCTTCGCAAGTGATTAACTTCTCTGCCTATTTGACACTTTCATTCTTGCGCAATTACGACATTCTGGAG CTTCTTGGCGTCACTAAACGGCTTACCACGAGATGGCTTTCACAAAGCTACGTGGATGGG ATTAAAATAGAGCTGGAAAGTAGAGGCTGTCAAGTGAAGACCAGTTCTGAAATATGTTCAATTTATACCAATGACAGGG gCTGGGCTGTTACATGTAAAGATGGCTTGGAAGAAGCATATGATGGATGCATTTTTGCTACACATGCTCCTGATACTCTGAAGATCTTAGGAAAACATGTGACATATGATGAACTAAGAATACTCGGTGCTTTTCAATATGCCTCCAg TGATGCTTTCCTTCATCACGATGAATATTTAATGCCCAAAGTCCGAGCAGCATGGGGATCGAGGAACTTTCTGGAAACTACTAATGGCACAACTTTTATAACATATTGGATGAACAATCTCCAG AATATTAGTGAATCTGGGGTTCCATTTCTCTTGACTCTAAATCCACCTCAAACACCTAAAAAGACTTTGTGTAAGTGGTCAACTAGCCTCCCAGTACCTTCAGTTACTGCATTCAGAGCTTTGTATGAGCTCAATCTTATCCAAGGAAAGAGGGGACTATGGTTCTGCGGAGCATACCAAG GTTATGGCTTACCTGAAGATGGAATAAAG GCAGGCATACTTGCTGCAAATGGCTTGATTCGAAAACATTATACTATTCCACAAAATCCCACGCGCATGATTCCGTCCTTTTTAGAAAGTGGGGCTCGTATTCTTGTTACTAGGTTTTTTCAACGCTTTATTGCTACTGGATGTCTAAT TTTGATTGAAGAAGGAGGTGAAATCCTCACCTTTGAAGGTACAAGAAAAAAGAGCCCTTTAAAAGTCATTTTGAGAGTTCGCAAACCCCAATTCTATTGGAAg GTTGCAACAGGGTCTGATTTAGGTTTTGCTGATGCCTATATTGATGGTGACATTTACTTTCATGACACAAATGAAGGACTTCTAAACTTTCTTCTC CTCACTGTTGCAAATACAGAACTTAATTATTATACCTCAAACCTGAACAAAGGAAG GGGATGGTGGACAAATTTCTCTCACACTTCTGTAATGGCTTCTGGAAAAAATTTCTTCAAGCGTGTTTCCAGGAAGAACACCCTATCTCAGGCCCGCAATAACATCTCGCAGCATTATGACCTA AGTAATGagttcttttctcttttcatgGATGAAACAATGATGTACTCTTGCGCAATATACCAG AATCCAGATGAGGACTTGAAGAATGCACAGCTCTGGAAAATCCATATCTTGATTGAAAAG GCAAGAATCAATAAAAATCACCACATTCTCGAGATTGGATGTGGTTGGGGAACTTTTGCACTTGAAGTTGTCAGAAAAACAGGATGTAAATATACTGGCATTACCTTGTCCCAAAATCAGCTGCAATATGCGCAATCGAAAGCAGCTGAAGCAGGCCTACAG GACCAAATTGAATTTCTTCTGTGTGACTACCGCAAACTGCCTAACAACTACAAATATGATAGGATAATAGGATG TGAGATGATAGAACACGTTGGTCATGAATTCATGGACGACTTTTTTAAATGCTGCGAATCTTATTTGGATAAAAACG GATGTGGATTCTAA
- the LOC125191902 gene encoding uncharacterized protein LOC125191902 isoform X1, producing the protein MSKMRRVAVIGGGVSGLAAAYVLAKEGVEVVVYEKENSLGGHAKTALIHGTPLDLRFMMLDRAMYPEVMELLESVGVDTEASDISYSVSLDDGRRFGWGTGNGLSGLFAQKKNVFNPWFWKMIREIIKFRNDASLYIEEIDNNPDIDRNETLGHFVQSHGYSELFQIAFLIPICASIWSCSSQVINFSAYLTLSFLRNYDILELLGVTKRLTTRWLSQSYVDGIKIELESRGCQVKTSSEICSIYTNDRGWAVTCKDGLEEAYDGCIFATHAPDTLKILGKHVTYDELRILGAFQYASSDAFLHHDEYLMPKVRAAWGSRNFLETTNGTTFITYWMNNLQNISESGVPFLLTLNPPQTPKKTLCKWSTSLPVPSVTAFRALYELNLIQGKRGLWFCGAYQGYGLPEDGIKAGILAANGLIRKHYTIPQNPTRMIPSFLESGARILVTRFFQRFIATGCLILIEEGGEILTFEGTRKKSPLKVILRVRKPQFYWKVATGSDLGFADAYIDGDIYFHDTNEGLLNFLLLTVANTELNYYTSNLNKGRGWWTNFSHTSVMASGKNFFKRVSRKNTLSQARNNISQHYDLSNEFFSLFMDETMMYSCAIYQNPDEDLKNAQLWKIHILIEKARINKNHHILEIGCGWGTFALEVVRKTGCKYTGITLSQNQLQYAQSKAAEAGLQDQIEFLLCDYRKLPNNYKYDRIIGCEMIEHVGHEFMDDFFKCCESYLDKNGILILQFTAVADEKYDEWRRSYGFGQEYIFHGGCLPSLNGVISAMAASSRLSVVNLEEIGTHYYETLRVWRHNFIKNQSQILALGFDEKFIRTWEYYFDYAAAGFKYCIVGNYQIVFTRPGDVAAFGSVPYNLLPSVN; encoded by the exons ATGTCGAAGATGAGGAGAGTGGCGGTGATAGGCGGCGGCGTAAGTGGGCTGGCAGCCGCATATGTTTTAGCAAAAGAAggggtggaggtggtggtgtATGAGAAGGAGAATAGCTTAGGCGGCCATGCCAAGACTGCTCTCATTCATGGCACCCCTCTTGATCTACGTTTTATGATGCTTGATCGG GCTATGTATCCGGAGGTGATGGAACTACTTGAGAGTGTTGGAGTTGATACTGAGGCCTCTGACATTTCATACTCTGTCAGCTTGGATGATGGCCGAAGATTCGGATGGGGGACTGGAAATGGACTGTCAGGCTTGTTTGCTCAAAAAAAGAATGTCTTCAACCCTTGGTTCTGGAAAATGATAAGGGAGATCATTAAGTTCAGAAACGACGCCTCTCT TTACATTGAAGAGATTGATAACAATCCAGATATTGACCGGAATGAAACACTGGGGCACTTTGTCCAATCACATGGCTACTCTGAGTTATTTCAGATAGCTTTTCTT ATTCCAATTTGTGCTTCTATTTGGTCATGCTCTTCGCAAGTGATTAACTTCTCTGCCTATTTGACACTTTCATTCTTGCGCAATTACGACATTCTGGAG CTTCTTGGCGTCACTAAACGGCTTACCACGAGATGGCTTTCACAAAGCTACGTGGATGGG ATTAAAATAGAGCTGGAAAGTAGAGGCTGTCAAGTGAAGACCAGTTCTGAAATATGTTCAATTTATACCAATGACAGGG gCTGGGCTGTTACATGTAAAGATGGCTTGGAAGAAGCATATGATGGATGCATTTTTGCTACACATGCTCCTGATACTCTGAAGATCTTAGGAAAACATGTGACATATGATGAACTAAGAATACTCGGTGCTTTTCAATATGCCTCCAg TGATGCTTTCCTTCATCACGATGAATATTTAATGCCCAAAGTCCGAGCAGCATGGGGATCGAGGAACTTTCTGGAAACTACTAATGGCACAACTTTTATAACATATTGGATGAACAATCTCCAG AATATTAGTGAATCTGGGGTTCCATTTCTCTTGACTCTAAATCCACCTCAAACACCTAAAAAGACTTTGTGTAAGTGGTCAACTAGCCTCCCAGTACCTTCAGTTACTGCATTCAGAGCTTTGTATGAGCTCAATCTTATCCAAGGAAAGAGGGGACTATGGTTCTGCGGAGCATACCAAG GTTATGGCTTACCTGAAGATGGAATAAAG GCAGGCATACTTGCTGCAAATGGCTTGATTCGAAAACATTATACTATTCCACAAAATCCCACGCGCATGATTCCGTCCTTTTTAGAAAGTGGGGCTCGTATTCTTGTTACTAGGTTTTTTCAACGCTTTATTGCTACTGGATGTCTAAT TTTGATTGAAGAAGGAGGTGAAATCCTCACCTTTGAAGGTACAAGAAAAAAGAGCCCTTTAAAAGTCATTTTGAGAGTTCGCAAACCCCAATTCTATTGGAAg GTTGCAACAGGGTCTGATTTAGGTTTTGCTGATGCCTATATTGATGGTGACATTTACTTTCATGACACAAATGAAGGACTTCTAAACTTTCTTCTC CTCACTGTTGCAAATACAGAACTTAATTATTATACCTCAAACCTGAACAAAGGAAG GGGATGGTGGACAAATTTCTCTCACACTTCTGTAATGGCTTCTGGAAAAAATTTCTTCAAGCGTGTTTCCAGGAAGAACACCCTATCTCAGGCCCGCAATAACATCTCGCAGCATTATGACCTA AGTAATGagttcttttctcttttcatgGATGAAACAATGATGTACTCTTGCGCAATATACCAG AATCCAGATGAGGACTTGAAGAATGCACAGCTCTGGAAAATCCATATCTTGATTGAAAAG GCAAGAATCAATAAAAATCACCACATTCTCGAGATTGGATGTGGTTGGGGAACTTTTGCACTTGAAGTTGTCAGAAAAACAGGATGTAAATATACTGGCATTACCTTGTCCCAAAATCAGCTGCAATATGCGCAATCGAAAGCAGCTGAAGCAGGCCTACAG GACCAAATTGAATTTCTTCTGTGTGACTACCGCAAACTGCCTAACAACTACAAATATGATAGGATAATAGGATG TGAGATGATAGAACACGTTGGTCATGAATTCATGGACGACTTTTTTAAATGCTGCGAATCTTATTTGGATAAAAACGGTATTCTTATTCTTCAG TTCACTGCAGTGGCTGATGAGAAATATGACGAATGGAGACGCAGCTATGGATTTGGTCAGGAATACATATTCCATGGTGGATGTCTGCCTTCTCTTAACGGAGTAATATCTGCAATGGCTGCATCATCCAGACTCAG TGTGGTGAACCTAGAAGAAATAGGAACTCATTACTATGAGACCCTCAGGGTTTGGCGCCACAACTTCATCAAAAACCAGAG TCAAATTCTGGCTCTCGGGTTTGATGAGAAGTTCATACGAACGTGGGAATACTATTTTGACTATGCTGCAGCCGGATTCAAATATTGCATTGTTGGGAATTATCAG ATTGTATTCACTCGGCCTGGTGATGTGGCTGCATTTGGGAGTGTTCCATACAATCTTCTGCCTTCTGTCAACTGA
- the LOC125191902 gene encoding uncharacterized protein LOC125191902 isoform X2 codes for MSKMRRVAVIGGGVSGLAAAYVLAKEGVEVVVYEKENSLGGHAKTALIHGTPLDLRFMMLDRAMYPEVMELLESVGVDTEASDISYSVSLDDGRRFGWGTGNGLSGLFAQKKNVFNPWFWKMIREIIKFRNDASLYIEEIDNNPDIDRNETLGHFVQSHGYSELFQIAFLIPICASIWSCSSQVINFSAYLTLSFLRNYDILELLGVTKRLTTRWLSQSYVDGIKIELESRGCQVKTSSEICSIYTNDRGWAVTCKDGLEEAYDGCIFATHAPDTLKILGKHVTYDELRILGAFQYASSDAFLHHDEYLMPKVRAAWGSRNFLETTNGTTFITYWMNNLQNISESGVPFLLTLNPPQTPKKTLCKWSTSLPVPSVTAFRALYELNLIQGKRGLWFCGAYQGYGLPEDGIKAGILAANGLIRKHYTIPQNPTRMIPSFLESGARILVTRFFQRFIATGCLILIEEGGEILTFEGTRKKSPLKVILRVRKPQFYWKVATGSDLGFADAYIDGDIYFHDTNEGLLNFLLLTVANTELNYYTSNLNKGRGWWTNFSHTSVMASGKNFFKRVSRKNTLSQARNNISQHYDLSNEFFSLFMDETMMYSCAIYQNPDEDLKNAQLWKIHILIEKARINKNHHILEIGCGWGTFALEVVRKTGCKYTGITLSQNQLQYAQSKAAEAGLQDQIEFLLCDYRKLPNNYKYDRIIGCEMIEHVGHEFMDDFFKCCESYLDKNGILILQDVDSKL; via the exons ATGTCGAAGATGAGGAGAGTGGCGGTGATAGGCGGCGGCGTAAGTGGGCTGGCAGCCGCATATGTTTTAGCAAAAGAAggggtggaggtggtggtgtATGAGAAGGAGAATAGCTTAGGCGGCCATGCCAAGACTGCTCTCATTCATGGCACCCCTCTTGATCTACGTTTTATGATGCTTGATCGG GCTATGTATCCGGAGGTGATGGAACTACTTGAGAGTGTTGGAGTTGATACTGAGGCCTCTGACATTTCATACTCTGTCAGCTTGGATGATGGCCGAAGATTCGGATGGGGGACTGGAAATGGACTGTCAGGCTTGTTTGCTCAAAAAAAGAATGTCTTCAACCCTTGGTTCTGGAAAATGATAAGGGAGATCATTAAGTTCAGAAACGACGCCTCTCT TTACATTGAAGAGATTGATAACAATCCAGATATTGACCGGAATGAAACACTGGGGCACTTTGTCCAATCACATGGCTACTCTGAGTTATTTCAGATAGCTTTTCTT ATTCCAATTTGTGCTTCTATTTGGTCATGCTCTTCGCAAGTGATTAACTTCTCTGCCTATTTGACACTTTCATTCTTGCGCAATTACGACATTCTGGAG CTTCTTGGCGTCACTAAACGGCTTACCACGAGATGGCTTTCACAAAGCTACGTGGATGGG ATTAAAATAGAGCTGGAAAGTAGAGGCTGTCAAGTGAAGACCAGTTCTGAAATATGTTCAATTTATACCAATGACAGGG gCTGGGCTGTTACATGTAAAGATGGCTTGGAAGAAGCATATGATGGATGCATTTTTGCTACACATGCTCCTGATACTCTGAAGATCTTAGGAAAACATGTGACATATGATGAACTAAGAATACTCGGTGCTTTTCAATATGCCTCCAg TGATGCTTTCCTTCATCACGATGAATATTTAATGCCCAAAGTCCGAGCAGCATGGGGATCGAGGAACTTTCTGGAAACTACTAATGGCACAACTTTTATAACATATTGGATGAACAATCTCCAG AATATTAGTGAATCTGGGGTTCCATTTCTCTTGACTCTAAATCCACCTCAAACACCTAAAAAGACTTTGTGTAAGTGGTCAACTAGCCTCCCAGTACCTTCAGTTACTGCATTCAGAGCTTTGTATGAGCTCAATCTTATCCAAGGAAAGAGGGGACTATGGTTCTGCGGAGCATACCAAG GTTATGGCTTACCTGAAGATGGAATAAAG GCAGGCATACTTGCTGCAAATGGCTTGATTCGAAAACATTATACTATTCCACAAAATCCCACGCGCATGATTCCGTCCTTTTTAGAAAGTGGGGCTCGTATTCTTGTTACTAGGTTTTTTCAACGCTTTATTGCTACTGGATGTCTAAT TTTGATTGAAGAAGGAGGTGAAATCCTCACCTTTGAAGGTACAAGAAAAAAGAGCCCTTTAAAAGTCATTTTGAGAGTTCGCAAACCCCAATTCTATTGGAAg GTTGCAACAGGGTCTGATTTAGGTTTTGCTGATGCCTATATTGATGGTGACATTTACTTTCATGACACAAATGAAGGACTTCTAAACTTTCTTCTC CTCACTGTTGCAAATACAGAACTTAATTATTATACCTCAAACCTGAACAAAGGAAG GGGATGGTGGACAAATTTCTCTCACACTTCTGTAATGGCTTCTGGAAAAAATTTCTTCAAGCGTGTTTCCAGGAAGAACACCCTATCTCAGGCCCGCAATAACATCTCGCAGCATTATGACCTA AGTAATGagttcttttctcttttcatgGATGAAACAATGATGTACTCTTGCGCAATATACCAG AATCCAGATGAGGACTTGAAGAATGCACAGCTCTGGAAAATCCATATCTTGATTGAAAAG GCAAGAATCAATAAAAATCACCACATTCTCGAGATTGGATGTGGTTGGGGAACTTTTGCACTTGAAGTTGTCAGAAAAACAGGATGTAAATATACTGGCATTACCTTGTCCCAAAATCAGCTGCAATATGCGCAATCGAAAGCAGCTGAAGCAGGCCTACAG GACCAAATTGAATTTCTTCTGTGTGACTACCGCAAACTGCCTAACAACTACAAATATGATAGGATAATAGGATG TGAGATGATAGAACACGTTGGTCATGAATTCATGGACGACTTTTTTAAATGCTGCGAATCTTATTTGGATAAAAACGGTATTCTTATTCTTCAG GATGTGGATTCTAAGCTTTAA
- the LOC125191902 gene encoding uncharacterized protein LOC125191902 isoform X3, giving the protein MSKMRRVAVIGGGVSGLAAAYVLAKEGVEVVVYEKENSLGGHAKTALIHGTPLDLRFMMLDRAMYPEVMELLESVGVDTEASDISYSVSLDDGRRFGWGTGNGLSGLFAQKKNVFNPWFWKMIREIIKFRNDASLYIEEIDNNPDIDRNETLGHFVQSHGYSELFQIAFLIPICASIWSCSSQVINFSAYLTLSFLRNYDILELLGVTKRLTTRWLSQSYVDGIKIELESRGCQVKTSSEICSIYTNDRGWAVTCKDGLEEAYDGCIFATHAPDTLKILGKHVTYDELRILGAFQYASSDAFLHHDEYLMPKVRAAWGSRNFLETTNGTTFITYWMNNLQNISESGVPFLLTLNPPQTPKKTLCKWSTSLPVPSVTAFRALYELNLIQGKRGLWFCGAYQGYGLPEDGIKAGILAANGLIRKHYTIPQNPTRMIPSFLESGARILVTRFFQRFIATGCLILIEEGGEILTFEGTRKKSPLKVILRVRKPQFYWKVATGSDLGFADAYIDGDIYFHDTNEGLLNFLLLTVANTELNYYTSNLNKGRGWWTNFSHTSVMASGKNFFKRVSRKNTLSQARNNISQHYDLSNEFFSLFMDETMMYSCAIYQNPDEDLKNAQLWKIHILIEKARINKNHHILEIGCGWGTFALEVVRKTGCKYTGITLSQNQLQYAQSKAAEAGLQDQIEFLLCDYRKLPNNYKYDRIIGCEMIEHVGHEFMDDFFKCCESYLDKNGILILQSFL; this is encoded by the exons ATGTCGAAGATGAGGAGAGTGGCGGTGATAGGCGGCGGCGTAAGTGGGCTGGCAGCCGCATATGTTTTAGCAAAAGAAggggtggaggtggtggtgtATGAGAAGGAGAATAGCTTAGGCGGCCATGCCAAGACTGCTCTCATTCATGGCACCCCTCTTGATCTACGTTTTATGATGCTTGATCGG GCTATGTATCCGGAGGTGATGGAACTACTTGAGAGTGTTGGAGTTGATACTGAGGCCTCTGACATTTCATACTCTGTCAGCTTGGATGATGGCCGAAGATTCGGATGGGGGACTGGAAATGGACTGTCAGGCTTGTTTGCTCAAAAAAAGAATGTCTTCAACCCTTGGTTCTGGAAAATGATAAGGGAGATCATTAAGTTCAGAAACGACGCCTCTCT TTACATTGAAGAGATTGATAACAATCCAGATATTGACCGGAATGAAACACTGGGGCACTTTGTCCAATCACATGGCTACTCTGAGTTATTTCAGATAGCTTTTCTT ATTCCAATTTGTGCTTCTATTTGGTCATGCTCTTCGCAAGTGATTAACTTCTCTGCCTATTTGACACTTTCATTCTTGCGCAATTACGACATTCTGGAG CTTCTTGGCGTCACTAAACGGCTTACCACGAGATGGCTTTCACAAAGCTACGTGGATGGG ATTAAAATAGAGCTGGAAAGTAGAGGCTGTCAAGTGAAGACCAGTTCTGAAATATGTTCAATTTATACCAATGACAGGG gCTGGGCTGTTACATGTAAAGATGGCTTGGAAGAAGCATATGATGGATGCATTTTTGCTACACATGCTCCTGATACTCTGAAGATCTTAGGAAAACATGTGACATATGATGAACTAAGAATACTCGGTGCTTTTCAATATGCCTCCAg TGATGCTTTCCTTCATCACGATGAATATTTAATGCCCAAAGTCCGAGCAGCATGGGGATCGAGGAACTTTCTGGAAACTACTAATGGCACAACTTTTATAACATATTGGATGAACAATCTCCAG AATATTAGTGAATCTGGGGTTCCATTTCTCTTGACTCTAAATCCACCTCAAACACCTAAAAAGACTTTGTGTAAGTGGTCAACTAGCCTCCCAGTACCTTCAGTTACTGCATTCAGAGCTTTGTATGAGCTCAATCTTATCCAAGGAAAGAGGGGACTATGGTTCTGCGGAGCATACCAAG GTTATGGCTTACCTGAAGATGGAATAAAG GCAGGCATACTTGCTGCAAATGGCTTGATTCGAAAACATTATACTATTCCACAAAATCCCACGCGCATGATTCCGTCCTTTTTAGAAAGTGGGGCTCGTATTCTTGTTACTAGGTTTTTTCAACGCTTTATTGCTACTGGATGTCTAAT TTTGATTGAAGAAGGAGGTGAAATCCTCACCTTTGAAGGTACAAGAAAAAAGAGCCCTTTAAAAGTCATTTTGAGAGTTCGCAAACCCCAATTCTATTGGAAg GTTGCAACAGGGTCTGATTTAGGTTTTGCTGATGCCTATATTGATGGTGACATTTACTTTCATGACACAAATGAAGGACTTCTAAACTTTCTTCTC CTCACTGTTGCAAATACAGAACTTAATTATTATACCTCAAACCTGAACAAAGGAAG GGGATGGTGGACAAATTTCTCTCACACTTCTGTAATGGCTTCTGGAAAAAATTTCTTCAAGCGTGTTTCCAGGAAGAACACCCTATCTCAGGCCCGCAATAACATCTCGCAGCATTATGACCTA AGTAATGagttcttttctcttttcatgGATGAAACAATGATGTACTCTTGCGCAATATACCAG AATCCAGATGAGGACTTGAAGAATGCACAGCTCTGGAAAATCCATATCTTGATTGAAAAG GCAAGAATCAATAAAAATCACCACATTCTCGAGATTGGATGTGGTTGGGGAACTTTTGCACTTGAAGTTGTCAGAAAAACAGGATGTAAATATACTGGCATTACCTTGTCCCAAAATCAGCTGCAATATGCGCAATCGAAAGCAGCTGAAGCAGGCCTACAG GACCAAATTGAATTTCTTCTGTGTGACTACCGCAAACTGCCTAACAACTACAAATATGATAGGATAATAGGATG TGAGATGATAGAACACGTTGGTCATGAATTCATGGACGACTTTTTTAAATGCTGCGAATCTTATTTGGATAAAAACGGTATTCTTATTCTTCAG AGTTTTCTTTAG